From the genome of Candidatus Electrothrix communis, one region includes:
- a CDS encoding SDR family oxidoreductase, with product MTQDLQKKRRHLGVLIGGSGLIGGTLAHYFKIKTPEEFDIRAPSSKKLSIRNSQDIVAYLQRVQPDFVINAAMASLDSDAQLAFEINYLGSVNLARACSALNISYIHMSSAAVLPHGESLTEEDRLCLKSNMTNYAKSKLMAETTLEYMGETQGLDYTIVRVGIVYGEHDHKIQGFHRLLFTIADESMPFLFTKRKVKHSHTNANKLPYFIHHILTHREEFSRQTYHFVDKESVAFDDLALTIRAYLELKKPREIYVPYSFVRIGKFFLERLASFLSWFGIAARLPPEYMFLKDVYKSQTLSREKLEQSSFVDPAPKENIYTRLPSLVVYYLTRWGHLNLITRYKNEFFADDLEEDFLYHPEELLRSVHADSITPFAELQETEIKNENEINGEDSSNWTS from the coding sequence ATGACGCAGGACTTACAGAAAAAACGACGTCATCTTGGCGTGCTTATCGGCGGCTCCGGTTTGATCGGCGGTACCCTTGCCCATTATTTTAAGATCAAGACCCCGGAGGAGTTTGACATCCGGGCTCCGAGCTCCAAGAAGCTCTCTATCAGAAATTCTCAGGATATCGTTGCCTACCTGCAACGGGTGCAACCGGATTTTGTTATTAATGCCGCTATGGCCTCCCTGGATTCAGATGCCCAGCTGGCTTTTGAAATCAACTATCTCGGCAGTGTGAACCTCGCTCGGGCCTGCTCCGCCCTGAATATTTCCTACATCCACATGAGTTCCGCCGCTGTTCTGCCGCATGGAGAAAGTCTTACCGAAGAAGATCGACTCTGCCTGAAATCCAATATGACGAATTATGCCAAATCCAAACTCATGGCAGAAACGACGTTGGAGTATATGGGAGAAACCCAGGGGCTTGATTACACAATCGTTCGCGTGGGTATCGTGTACGGCGAGCATGATCATAAAATCCAGGGCTTCCATCGCCTGCTCTTTACCATTGCCGATGAATCCATGCCCTTTCTCTTCACCAAAAGAAAGGTGAAGCATTCGCACACCAACGCCAATAAGCTTCCTTATTTTATCCATCATATCCTGACCCATCGAGAAGAGTTTTCCCGGCAGACCTATCACTTCGTCGATAAGGAATCTGTGGCCTTTGATGACCTGGCTCTGACCATCAGGGCCTATCTTGAGCTCAAAAAACCACGAGAGATATATGTACCCTACTCCTTTGTGCGGATAGGGAAGTTTTTTTTAGAACGGCTTGCCAGTTTTCTCAGCTGGTTTGGCATTGCGGCCCGTCTGCCGCCGGAATACATGTTTTTGAAAGATGTTTACAAGTCCCAGACCCTGTCGAGGGAAAAACTGGAACAGTCAAGTTTTGTTGATCCGGCACCGAAGGAAAATATCTATACCCGGCTGCCCAGTCTGGTGGTGTATTATCTGACCCGCTGGGGTCATCTCAACCTGATTACTCGCTATAAAAACGAATTTTTCGCCGATGATTTGGAGGAAGATTTTCTCTATCACCCTGAAGAATTATTAAGGAGTGTCCACGCGGATTCAATAACGCCTTTTGCGGAATTGCAGGAGACCGAGATCAAGAATGAGAACGAAATCAATGGCGAGGACTCATCGAACTGGACGAGCTGA
- a CDS encoding ComF family protein, whose amino-acid sequence MSFLHEGIQALQELLFPARCLGCKEQLASSRPPLLCPDCLQGKLAIPPPFCTCCGNPLPGKENHLCLTCLDNPLAFTKARSSFLYQEPISSLLLQLKFSHNLTGLASLAALAQETPALVDLNEPDFVLPVPLHIQRLRERGFNQSLLLARACFPEWREKIRVDLLKRQRSTIPQTRLSGKARRTNLNKAFCFKTPQSLQEVKGKNILLVDDVFTTGSTLHECAKVLLEAGAGEIEAFTVARSGGAGTGGRSVLLR is encoded by the coding sequence ATGTCCTTCCTTCACGAAGGTATACAGGCTCTGCAAGAGCTGCTCTTTCCGGCCCGCTGTTTGGGTTGTAAGGAGCAGCTCGCCTCCTCCCGCCCTCCCCTGCTCTGTCCCGATTGTCTCCAAGGAAAGCTTGCGATCCCCCCGCCTTTCTGCACCTGCTGCGGCAACCCGCTGCCGGGCAAGGAAAATCACCTCTGCCTCACCTGCCTGGACAATCCCCTTGCCTTTACCAAGGCCCGCTCCAGCTTCCTCTATCAAGAACCCATAAGCAGCCTACTGCTCCAACTCAAATTCAGCCATAACCTCACCGGCCTTGCCTCCCTTGCTGCCTTAGCACAGGAAACACCTGCCCTTGTGGATCTCAACGAACCCGACTTTGTTTTGCCGGTTCCTTTGCATATTCAACGGCTGCGCGAGCGGGGATTCAACCAATCCCTCCTCCTGGCCCGTGCCTGCTTTCCAGAATGGCGAGAAAAGATCCGCGTTGATCTGCTGAAGCGCCAACGCTCGACGATTCCTCAGACTCGCCTCAGCGGCAAGGCCCGGCGGACGAATCTGAACAAGGCGTTTTGTTTCAAAACGCCTCAAAGTTTGCAAGAAGTGAAAGGAAAAAATATCCTGCTGGTGGATGATGTCTTTACCACCGGCTCCACCCTGCATGAATGCGCCAAGGTGTTGTTGGAGGCCGGGGCTGGGGAGATTGAGGCGTTTACTGTGGCGAGAAGTGGGGGCGCTGGCACAGGGGGACGATCCGTGCTGCTTCGATAA
- a CDS encoding acyltransferase, translating into MLNHITIMRSVAVAIVLIFHFNNKLLISGHIGVDIFFVISGYLISLISLKRINGVQSLKKFYIKRIMRIYPALLFVALTVIFSLSLIEYLEVETLQMFRDTIAFTSNFKAEKINLDYFGDNNNNYLLHFWSIAIELQFYIFFPLLMLSNKIKKYILPVTIGLVALSTLTLSLNLSYYHSLGRILAFSSGALAYLLSGKVKPNNSIFFTSLLSLVLLSFVDLDITTYPNYHNIAVVSLAMIALLFGDIGTEKRYKPFIFIGLISYSIYLWHYPLFLFFHHCGTEPNILNISLLITTVLVLSFFSYSAIERKFAAKNYGNYSILFIILPLALLLLIVYYKKNRTIDIPIINSFYAKMTLNPLLYYSDMANLNVSNKYKGCLNRKGELVTNCSSTKTNNKTRTALVLGNSFVRSGGLILLDQITAHYNVKSSFYYVFGDKIKTDKLYQTIIEEKYDYLILYYPWLGATRDSLIEEYKELSEHTQIIFVQGAKYNNTIDKKQTFRFNNLFVDDKDNAFKCIVQKPYTTDKGYAVIDSVLNDLNAKSINIYELQKNNNGDYICSHDNIALFLDTFHINNYAGEFFAQRFIEADLGRDIFSNPVDL; encoded by the coding sequence TTGCTCAACCATATAACAATTATGAGGTCAGTTGCGGTAGCAATTGTGCTTATATTTCATTTTAACAATAAACTTTTGATATCCGGACACATCGGAGTTGACATTTTTTTCGTTATATCGGGCTATCTTATATCTTTAATTTCTTTAAAAAGAATAAATGGAGTTCAAAGCTTAAAAAAATTCTATATAAAAAGAATAATGAGAATATACCCAGCGCTTCTCTTTGTTGCGTTGACAGTAATATTTTCTCTTTCACTCATTGAATATCTTGAAGTAGAAACATTGCAAATGTTCAGAGACACCATAGCCTTCACCTCAAACTTTAAAGCAGAAAAAATAAACTTAGATTATTTCGGAGACAATAATAATAATTACTTACTTCATTTTTGGAGCATCGCAATAGAGCTTCAGTTTTATATATTTTTTCCATTGTTAATGTTAAGCAATAAAATTAAAAAATATATTCTTCCTGTTACTATAGGATTAGTAGCTCTTTCCACCCTAACACTTTCATTAAATTTAAGTTATTATCATTCATTAGGACGAATACTGGCATTTAGTTCTGGAGCCTTAGCTTACCTCTTAAGTGGCAAAGTAAAACCAAATAACTCTATATTTTTCACATCATTATTATCTCTTGTACTATTGAGCTTTGTTGATTTGGACATAACAACATATCCAAATTATCACAATATTGCAGTCGTATCTTTAGCCATGATAGCGCTTCTTTTTGGTGACATAGGCACTGAAAAAAGATATAAACCATTTATATTTATCGGATTGATATCATATTCAATTTACCTGTGGCACTACCCATTATTTTTATTTTTCCATCATTGTGGTACGGAACCCAACATTCTCAATATCAGTCTATTAATAACTACCGTATTAGTATTATCTTTCTTTTCATACTCTGCAATAGAGAGAAAATTTGCAGCAAAGAACTATGGTAACTATAGTATATTATTTATAATATTACCGTTAGCGCTTTTACTCCTCATCGTATATTACAAGAAGAATCGAACAATTGACATTCCAATTATCAATTCATTTTACGCAAAAATGACCCTAAACCCTTTGTTATATTATTCAGATATGGCTAACTTAAATGTTAGCAACAAGTACAAAGGATGCTTAAATCGCAAAGGAGAACTGGTAACAAACTGCTCCAGTACAAAAACAAATAACAAGACGAGAACAGCCTTAGTACTCGGCAATTCCTTTGTTCGTAGTGGCGGGCTTATTCTTCTCGATCAAATAACTGCTCACTACAATGTAAAATCTTCTTTCTACTACGTTTTTGGAGATAAAATAAAAACTGACAAGCTCTATCAAACCATTATAGAAGAAAAGTATGATTATTTAATATTATATTATCCATGGTTGGGTGCGACTAGAGATAGTCTTATCGAAGAATATAAAGAACTTTCCGAGCATACCCAAATTATATTTGTCCAAGGAGCCAAATATAATAACACCATCGATAAAAAACAAACATTTAGATTTAATAATCTCTTTGTCGATGACAAGGATAATGCATTTAAATGTATAGTTCAAAAACCATATACTACAGACAAAGGCTATGCAGTCATTGACAGTGTTCTCAATGACTTAAACGCTAAAAGCATAAACATTTATGAACTTCAAAAAAATAACAATGGTGACTATATATGTTCCCATGACAACATTGCTTTATTTCTTGATACGTTTCATATAAACAACTATGCAGGAGAATTTTTTGCACAACGATTTATCGAGGCTGATTTGGGACGAGATATTTTCAGCAATCCGGTAGATCTTTAG
- a CDS encoding NADP-dependent isocitrate dehydrogenase: protein MSKIQVKNPIVELDGDEMTRIIWAFIKEKLILPYLDVDLKYYDLSVQKRDETDDQITVDAAEAIKKYRVGVKCATITPDEGRVEEFDLKEMWKSPNGTIRNIIGGTVFRQPIICNNIPRLVPGWTKPIVIGRHAFGDQYRATDFLVPGPGKLTMKFEPADGGEAQEYEVFDFPSSGCAMGMYNLDDSIRGFARSCMNYGLNLGWPVYLSTKNTIMKKYDGRFKDLFQEVFEAEFAERFAEAGITYEHRLIDDMVAAAMKWEGGFVWACKNYDGDVQSDTVAQGFGSLGLMTSVLMTEDGQTVEAEAAHGTVTRHYREHQKGNATSTNPIASIFAWTQGLNYRGVFDNTPEVVKFAETLERICVETVESGHMTKDLALLVGADQAFLTTEEFLAKLDENLQAAMA from the coding sequence ATGAGTAAAATTCAAGTAAAAAACCCCATCGTAGAGCTAGACGGCGACGAGATGACCCGGATTATCTGGGCCTTTATCAAGGAAAAACTGATTCTGCCCTATCTGGACGTTGACCTGAAATACTATGATCTTTCCGTGCAGAAGCGGGACGAGACCGACGATCAGATCACCGTGGATGCGGCTGAGGCCATTAAAAAATATCGCGTCGGGGTTAAATGCGCCACCATCACCCCGGACGAGGGCAGGGTTGAGGAGTTCGACCTCAAAGAGATGTGGAAATCGCCCAACGGCACCATCCGTAATATCATCGGCGGGACCGTGTTCCGCCAGCCGATCATCTGCAATAATATTCCCCGTCTTGTGCCGGGCTGGACCAAACCCATTGTTATTGGTCGTCATGCCTTTGGTGATCAGTACCGGGCCACGGATTTCCTTGTTCCCGGACCGGGCAAACTGACCATGAAATTTGAACCGGCAGACGGCGGCGAAGCCCAGGAGTACGAGGTTTTCGACTTCCCGTCTTCCGGCTGCGCTATGGGTATGTACAATCTGGATGACTCCATCCGGGGCTTTGCCCGTTCCTGCATGAACTACGGCCTCAATCTGGGCTGGCCCGTGTACCTGTCCACCAAGAACACCATCATGAAGAAATATGATGGTCGCTTTAAGGATCTCTTTCAGGAGGTATTTGAAGCAGAATTCGCTGAGCGTTTTGCCGAAGCAGGCATCACCTACGAGCATCGTCTGATCGACGATATGGTGGCTGCGGCCATGAAATGGGAAGGCGGCTTTGTCTGGGCCTGTAAAAACTACGACGGTGATGTCCAGTCCGACACGGTTGCTCAGGGCTTTGGTTCTTTGGGCCTGATGACCTCGGTCCTGATGACCGAAGACGGCCAGACCGTAGAGGCCGAGGCAGCGCACGGCACCGTCACCCGCCATTACCGGGAGCACCAGAAGGGCAATGCAACCTCCACCAACCCCATTGCCTCCATCTTTGCCTGGACCCAAGGCCTGAACTATCGCGGCGTCTTTGACAACACCCCAGAGGTCGTCAAATTTGCTGAGACCCTGGAAAGGATCTGTGTGGAGACCGTGGAATCCGGTCATATGACCAAGGATCTGGCCCTGCTGGTGGGTGCTGATCAGGCCTTCCTGACCACTGAGGAATTCTTGGCCAAGCTGGATGAGAATTTGCAGGCTGCTATGGCCTGA